In one Nitratidesulfovibrio vulgaris str. Hildenborough genomic region, the following are encoded:
- a CDS encoding glycosyltransferase family 2 protein — MNQPFLSVVIATFNVAEVLRECLHSLASQTFRDFEVVIQDGASTDGTLAVAQEAAGRLPRLSLASVADSGIYDAWNRALPRVTGDWVLFLGSDDTLAGPDVLAQCARRLADLPPQVLYACGDALEVYPDGSSRAVTCTAEGATRRMADHIPFCHSSLWHRACLFEARHFDATLRIAADYDLICRTWPHDGVGHTLGITVTHMGVGGVSSSPAHRLRTQWELVRVAARHGHGAFSRRRLVPLCKAVGLWVLCRLAGRRASVMLDRLRVMRGLPPCWTTADPARVGGRDSARGDA, encoded by the coding sequence ATGAATCAACCGTTCCTGAGCGTCGTCATTGCGACCTTCAATGTTGCAGAAGTGCTCCGGGAGTGCCTGCACAGCCTCGCAAGCCAGACATTCCGTGACTTCGAGGTGGTCATCCAGGATGGCGCGTCCACCGATGGTACCCTCGCAGTCGCACAGGAGGCTGCCGGGCGGCTGCCCAGACTGTCACTCGCAAGCGTTGCCGATTCGGGCATCTATGATGCGTGGAACCGTGCCCTGCCCCGCGTGACGGGGGACTGGGTGCTCTTTCTGGGGAGTGACGACACGCTTGCCGGGCCGGATGTACTGGCACAGTGCGCCCGCCGCCTCGCCGATTTGCCGCCGCAGGTGCTCTATGCCTGCGGTGACGCGCTCGAAGTCTACCCGGACGGTTCTTCACGCGCTGTGACCTGCACAGCCGAAGGGGCCACGCGCCGAATGGCCGACCACATCCCGTTCTGCCATTCGTCACTCTGGCATCGGGCCTGCCTGTTCGAGGCGCGGCACTTCGACGCCACGTTGCGCATTGCCGCCGACTACGACCTCATCTGCCGCACATGGCCCCACGACGGCGTGGGACATACTCTTGGCATCACTGTGACGCATATGGGGGTCGGGGGTGTCTCTTCAAGCCCCGCCCACAGATTGCGAACCCAGTGGGAACTTGTGCGCGTGGCAGCCCGGCACGGCCATGGGGCCTTCTCGCGTCGGCGTCTGGTCCCGCTGTGCAAGGCCGTGGGCTTGTGGGTCTTGTGCAGGCTGGCGGGCCGTCGGGCTTCTGTCATGCTGGACAGGTTGCGGGTCATGCGCGGGCTGCCCCCCTGCTGGACGACGGCAGACCCCGCGCGCGTGGGTGGTCGCGACTCTGCCCGTGGTGATGCGTGA
- a CDS encoding glycosyltransferase, which produces MHCDDVMLPAALHRESCPAPEGVVTVADTTRNASGHARPRISIIIPAWNIAPWIGQTLRSILSQTVDDFECIVIDDGSTDGTAQVVASVADPRIRCIRQPNAGVSAARNRGIAEAQGAFITFLDGDDYWLPCFLETLLPPLLTRPEVDLVYCGMTMFMDDDGTVKPQPWGNVHATGNVWWDMLSDSVMLMGAWLARAEVVKGCRPFDPTLRVGEDRDFLLSMLEDIYHQRHHEAVGIDARLLRYRQRRGSGVRQVADALQCEWHMMDRHLRHEGIPPAVRRRAYSDLAFKMGVIAAFGARDIALALRWYGKAFALCPMNGNLYWLPLRKMFLSLRPRRRLHMKVLFLSARADFGGGPEHVLQLLRRLPPDVEAAVACPEDVPYWERFRNIVGDDNMFSMPHRAFTLEAVARLRRFCRKRGFDVLHAHGKGAGLYARVLSLLCGIPSVYTFHGVHLGGYGPLKRWLYGAYERAASWCTRRGIAVSRGERDAIEAHGLMPASKVSVIMNGVEMPEGTAPRPAGPPWLVVSFSRFDMQKNSLFLLDVARALQEQGRLDGFRFLLVGDGPDRARLLEQAAAQGLGDRVSCPGATPTPHEAYAGALCYFSSSRWEGMPLAVLEAMAHGLPVVATDVVGNRDAVADGVTGLLYPEGDAGAAARGLVRLADEAALWAAMAHEARAWVATRHDVQRMADRTFHELRKACGRA; this is translated from the coding sequence ATGCACTGTGACGACGTCATGCTGCCGGCAGCCCTGCACCGGGAATCCTGCCCCGCCCCTGAAGGGGTTGTCACCGTTGCCGACACGACCCGGAACGCTTCCGGCCACGCGCGGCCCCGCATCTCCATCATCATCCCGGCATGGAACATCGCACCGTGGATAGGTCAGACCCTGCGTTCCATCCTTTCGCAGACCGTCGACGACTTCGAGTGCATCGTCATCGACGACGGTTCAACCGACGGCACGGCGCAGGTGGTCGCCTCGGTCGCCGACCCGCGCATCCGCTGCATCCGGCAGCCCAACGCCGGAGTCAGCGCTGCGCGCAACAGGGGGATTGCCGAGGCGCAGGGTGCGTTCATCACCTTTCTCGATGGCGACGACTACTGGTTGCCATGTTTTCTCGAGACGCTGCTGCCTCCCTTGCTGACCCGGCCCGAGGTCGACCTCGTTTACTGCGGCATGACCATGTTCATGGACGACGACGGCACGGTGAAGCCCCAGCCGTGGGGGAATGTGCATGCGACCGGCAACGTCTGGTGGGATATGCTTTCCGACTCGGTCATGCTCATGGGCGCATGGCTTGCCCGCGCCGAGGTCGTCAAGGGATGCCGACCTTTCGACCCGACCTTGAGGGTGGGCGAGGACAGGGACTTTCTCCTCTCGATGCTGGAGGACATCTACCATCAGCGGCACCATGAAGCCGTCGGCATCGACGCAAGGCTGTTGCGCTACCGCCAGCGCCGTGGCAGTGGCGTCAGGCAGGTGGCCGACGCCCTGCAATGCGAGTGGCACATGATGGACAGGCACCTGCGGCATGAGGGAATCCCGCCTGCCGTGCGCCGTCGGGCCTATTCCGACCTCGCCTTCAAGATGGGCGTCATCGCCGCATTCGGGGCACGTGACATCGCCCTCGCCCTGCGATGGTATGGCAAGGCATTCGCGCTATGCCCCATGAACGGCAATCTCTACTGGCTGCCGCTGCGCAAGATGTTCCTTTCACTTCGCCCACGCAGAAGGCTGCACATGAAGGTGCTCTTTCTCTCGGCCCGCGCCGATTTCGGAGGCGGGCCTGAACATGTGCTGCAATTGCTCAGGAGACTGCCGCCAGATGTCGAAGCGGCTGTCGCCTGCCCCGAGGATGTCCCCTACTGGGAGCGCTTCCGCAATATCGTGGGTGATGACAACATGTTCAGCATGCCGCACCGGGCCTTCACGCTGGAGGCAGTGGCGCGCCTTCGACGCTTCTGTCGCAAGCGAGGGTTCGACGTGCTGCATGCCCACGGCAAGGGGGCGGGATTGTACGCCCGTGTGCTGAGTCTGCTGTGCGGCATCCCTTCGGTCTACACGTTCCACGGGGTTCACCTCGGCGGCTACGGGCCGCTCAAACGCTGGTTGTATGGTGCCTATGAACGGGCGGCCTCGTGGTGCACCCGGCGCGGCATTGCCGTCTCGAGGGGGGAGAGGGACGCCATCGAGGCCCACGGACTCATGCCCGCGTCGAAGGTCTCCGTGATCATGAATGGCGTTGAGATGCCGGAGGGCACCGCGCCGCGACCTGCTGGCCCACCTTGGCTGGTGGTCTCTTTCAGTCGGTTCGACATGCAGAAGAACAGCCTGTTCCTTCTTGATGTCGCCCGTGCGCTGCAAGAACAGGGGCGGCTGGACGGGTTCAGGTTCCTGCTGGTCGGCGACGGCCCCGACAGGGCAAGGCTTCTGGAACAGGCGGCAGCACAGGGTCTAGGCGACAGGGTGTCCTGCCCCGGGGCGACCCCGACCCCGCATGAAGCCTACGCCGGGGCTCTATGCTATTTTTCCTCGTCACGCTGGGAAGGCATGCCTCTTGCCGTGCTGGAGGCCATGGCCCACGGATTGCCTGTCGTGGCCACGGATGTGGTGGGCAACCGCGACGCCGTCGCCGATGGAGTGACGGGGCTGCTCTATCCTGAAGGCGATGCTGGCGCTGCCGCAAGAGGGCTTGTGCGGCTTGCCGACGAGGCCGCACTATGGGCCGCGATGGCGCATGAGGCGCGTGCGTGGGTGGCGACGCGCCATGACGTGCAGAGGATGGCCGACCGTACGTTCCATGAACTGCGCAAAGCATGCGGCAGGGCGTGA
- a CDS encoding tyrosine-type recombinase/integrase, producing the protein MVSELPVEQYFTPPDKRRIAAVTEESSGGRISDILTASTGLSPTEQAIAAHMVSLRRGSPGTVRVYLPTLLAFFRFAETPVTHIRVWHIEDWLNSLEQAAYKPATIATKLACIKSFFGYLWKCGLLPLNPAAPVKGPKHIEGHHGDRVLLAEEVQELLEHTRRHAPARDHLMCRLLFAAGARAAEAVSLRWGDLRRDVRGRWYATVMGKGRKTRHLHIPKDLAADLLVWKGALYSIEPYQPAPGLDAVPLFPNRRVLTQPITVKTAYRIVTRWGEAALGRKISPHWLRHTFATHSRLAGATLEQIRVALGHESIQTTIRYEHSPHLTEPAGEILERRGVGTKG; encoded by the coding sequence ATGGTTAGCGAGTTGCCCGTCGAACAGTACTTCACGCCTCCGGACAAGAGACGTATTGCCGCCGTGACCGAAGAGTCTTCCGGCGGGCGCATCTCCGACATCCTCACGGCGTCCACCGGGCTGTCACCGACTGAACAGGCCATCGCAGCCCACATGGTCTCCCTGCGGCGAGGTTCACCCGGGACCGTCCGGGTCTACCTGCCCACCCTTCTGGCCTTCTTCCGCTTCGCAGAGACCCCGGTCACCCACATACGGGTGTGGCATATCGAAGACTGGCTCAACTCGCTGGAACAGGCCGCCTACAAACCCGCGACCATCGCCACCAAGCTCGCCTGCATCAAGTCGTTCTTCGGGTACCTGTGGAAATGCGGCCTGCTGCCCCTGAACCCCGCGGCACCCGTGAAAGGGCCGAAGCATATCGAGGGACATCACGGCGACCGGGTCTTGCTGGCAGAAGAAGTTCAAGAACTGCTTGAACATACACGGCGCCACGCCCCGGCGCGCGACCACCTGATGTGCAGACTGCTCTTTGCCGCAGGGGCACGTGCCGCCGAGGCGGTTTCACTCCGGTGGGGCGACCTCAGGCGCGACGTACGTGGGCGCTGGTATGCGACGGTCATGGGCAAGGGGCGCAAGACACGGCATCTGCACATTCCCAAGGATCTGGCCGCCGACCTGCTGGTATGGAAGGGTGCGCTGTACAGTATCGAGCCCTATCAGCCGGCACCGGGTCTCGATGCCGTTCCGCTGTTCCCCAACCGCCGCGTGCTCACGCAGCCGATAACGGTGAAGACGGCCTACCGCATCGTCACCAGATGGGGAGAGGCCGCCCTCGGACGGAAGATCTCGCCCCACTGGTTGCGGCACACCTTCGCCACCCACTCGCGCCTCGCCGGGGCCACGCTGGAACAGATTCGCGTGGCGCTGGGCCATGAGTCCATCCAGACCACCATCCGGTACGAGCACTCGCCGCACCTGACGGAACCCGCCGGGGAGATTCTGGAGAGAAGGGGCGTCGGGACGAAAGGTTAG
- a CDS encoding AbrB/MazE/SpoVT family DNA-binding domain-containing protein codes for MARPEYEVLKQTSTGTVQIPKGLLQRIGIKENEAILAMPRPDGTIVLHRFDPLRAIVTNQEDDLPQGETD; via the coding sequence ATGGCAAGACCTGAATATGAAGTGCTCAAGCAGACTTCCACCGGAACCGTACAAATCCCGAAGGGCCTTCTGCAGAGAATCGGCATCAAGGAGAACGAGGCCATTCTTGCGATGCCGCGCCCTGACGGGACAATCGTCCTGCACCGTTTCGACCCGCTTCGGGCTATCGTGACCAACCAAGAGGACGATTTGCCACAGGGCGAAACGGACTGA
- a CDS encoding AAA domain-containing protein: MHSLARNLTQYFRDSLIDELILDEVGSPKGANTYTTISPEQFERGALPAKLAEGLLGDQDEQRLLIAPMQLKRGFFRDARHWRQPEVITPMLVPCVLSRDGKLAAQERIMPWFIRDYLDPVVSADSVVISSVDDVEEFIARNSQDFACTSWQEYLSFCSKMLQDLIGFDADGRVQLGHAAYFACNEPRVYLDSGQGGATSNIKKLYDSVLKKKDMPKAYESFVAGCSAPRALLTLEEEVDVAAHSHLGQMSGAFGLGASQRETIHHFLSINEGEVLAVNGPPGTGKTTLLQSAIASLWVKAIMVAGNDYPDPPVIVATSSNNQAVTNVIRDFGEVLKLESDNPLEMRWLPEGVGSLGTYAVAEARQKKLESEDNRLLCVSLAWVSGGYKLKGFFEKTESPEFIGQAVTTYLEMYERFSGASMKREAPAELVKAIRKELRRRMLHIAADMQETLASWKRCRQDVERKAETEKNLTGLKTSLRRCTEASSAKATQLIKAGEELTRTGTVAMEAASTIAGQPFWESLLGALGFVKERRRARAKAFTLKHGLEMDPAPQSLHDVEKHVDDLLDTVKKRHKALSRELDELQRAAAGMEQEKGELKALLQGIAGRASRLAEILGVQECELDFTRAGLYRVLDQFDRNARFEMFLLAVHYYEGLWLEHMLRSENGKVSGKDRLKRLAMLTPCIVSTLFMVPKFFSESGAPLYEFVDLLILDEAGQAGPDKAAAVFALAKRGLVVGDVHQIEPVYKIPVSVDLGNLKRNNVYVGREEEMPRAVAVSKGSAMRMAQDASPYHCILNGHPAEERGMYLLEHRRCHKDIIGYCKELVYPHLEVLTRQEPDDFYLFPPLGYAHIPSSGQKKGGSWCNPYEAHNIAQWLADNRDRILARYKASSLASVIAIVTPFARQVSSLRESMQGCLPESDYAEMVVGTVHKLQGAERPIIVFSPVYGPGNVAVPFFDRGRNMLNVAVSRAKHSFLVFGNMALFDPGNGRPSGILGKHLQCNMMAGELDGFRLAPRPIQGRIEHLTTLDQHRETLRKAFETVREQLVIVSPFITRNALKADNVLEMIRSAVGRGAAVDIYSDSRLALSCCQNQQAALDDLAQAIRDAGARIEFKNGVHNKTLIVDKHTLVEGSFNWLSARRDDLARREHSISYHGIEAGALMEDILPGLSESDTKG, from the coding sequence ATGCACTCACTCGCTCGCAATCTTACCCAGTACTTTCGCGATTCGCTTATCGATGAACTCATTCTCGATGAGGTCGGAAGCCCCAAGGGCGCCAACACCTACACCACCATCTCGCCAGAACAATTCGAGCGTGGTGCGTTGCCTGCAAAGCTTGCAGAGGGGTTGTTGGGCGACCAGGATGAGCAGCGACTGCTTATTGCCCCGATGCAGCTCAAGCGAGGCTTCTTTCGTGACGCACGGCACTGGAGGCAGCCTGAAGTCATTACCCCCATGCTAGTGCCATGCGTTCTCAGCAGGGACGGAAAACTGGCAGCCCAAGAGCGAATCATGCCGTGGTTCATTCGTGACTATCTTGATCCAGTCGTCTCTGCAGATAGCGTCGTTATCAGTTCGGTCGATGATGTTGAAGAGTTCATCGCACGTAACAGCCAAGACTTCGCTTGTACAAGTTGGCAGGAGTACCTCAGCTTTTGCTCTAAAATGCTGCAAGATCTGATCGGGTTCGACGCCGATGGCAGAGTACAGCTTGGGCATGCGGCCTATTTCGCGTGTAACGAACCTCGCGTGTATCTGGACAGCGGGCAAGGCGGGGCAACCAGCAATATCAAGAAGCTCTATGACAGTGTGCTGAAAAAGAAGGACATGCCCAAGGCGTATGAGAGCTTTGTGGCTGGGTGTTCCGCGCCAAGAGCCTTATTGACTTTGGAAGAGGAAGTTGACGTGGCCGCCCATAGCCATTTGGGGCAGATGAGCGGGGCTTTCGGACTCGGTGCCAGCCAGCGTGAAACCATTCATCATTTTCTTTCCATCAATGAAGGTGAAGTGCTGGCAGTGAATGGTCCTCCCGGAACAGGCAAAACCACGCTGTTACAGAGCGCCATTGCTTCATTATGGGTAAAAGCCATCATGGTCGCCGGGAATGATTATCCGGACCCGCCTGTCATAGTGGCCACTTCATCCAACAATCAGGCTGTGACGAATGTCATCAGAGATTTTGGCGAGGTGCTCAAGCTTGAGTCAGATAACCCTCTCGAAATGCGCTGGCTTCCTGAAGGGGTTGGTAGCCTTGGCACCTACGCCGTTGCTGAGGCTAGACAAAAAAAGCTGGAATCAGAGGACAATCGCCTCCTTTGCGTGTCTCTTGCGTGGGTCAGTGGTGGCTACAAACTGAAAGGTTTTTTTGAAAAGACCGAATCTCCGGAATTCATCGGGCAGGCAGTTACAACATATCTGGAGATGTACGAGCGGTTCTCCGGGGCATCCATGAAGAGGGAAGCGCCCGCTGAGCTGGTGAAGGCCATCCGCAAAGAGCTTCGCAGGCGTATGCTGCATATTGCTGCGGATATGCAGGAGACTCTTGCCTCCTGGAAACGGTGTCGTCAGGACGTCGAGCGTAAGGCCGAGACGGAAAAGAATCTGACTGGACTGAAAACTTCCTTGCGCAGATGCACCGAAGCGTCATCAGCCAAGGCTACCCAACTGATCAAGGCTGGCGAAGAGCTAACCCGTACTGGCACCGTGGCAATGGAAGCGGCGTCTACCATTGCTGGACAGCCTTTTTGGGAAAGTCTGCTAGGGGCTTTGGGTTTTGTCAAAGAACGCCGGAGAGCCCGCGCAAAAGCCTTCACCCTGAAGCATGGCCTTGAGATGGATCCTGCTCCACAAAGCCTGCATGATGTGGAAAAGCATGTTGATGATTTGCTGGACACCGTTAAAAAACGTCACAAGGCCCTGAGTCGTGAACTCGATGAATTACAACGTGCCGCAGCAGGCATGGAACAGGAGAAAGGAGAGCTGAAGGCGTTACTGCAAGGAATTGCAGGACGCGCAAGCAGGTTGGCGGAAATCCTCGGCGTGCAAGAGTGTGAGTTAGATTTTACCCGCGCTGGTTTGTATCGTGTTCTGGACCAGTTCGACCGGAACGCGCGTTTCGAGATGTTCCTTCTCGCCGTGCACTATTACGAAGGGCTCTGGCTCGAACACATGCTTAGAAGTGAGAACGGCAAGGTCTCCGGAAAGGATCGGTTGAAGCGCCTTGCCATGCTCACGCCCTGCATTGTTTCCACCCTGTTCATGGTGCCCAAGTTCTTCAGCGAGTCCGGGGCACCTCTCTATGAGTTCGTTGATCTGCTCATTCTTGATGAAGCCGGTCAGGCTGGACCGGATAAGGCAGCAGCCGTCTTCGCGCTAGCAAAGCGCGGACTTGTGGTGGGTGATGTGCACCAGATAGAGCCAGTGTACAAAATCCCCGTTTCCGTGGATTTGGGAAACCTGAAGCGCAACAACGTCTATGTGGGGCGCGAAGAAGAAATGCCCAGGGCGGTTGCCGTTTCCAAGGGAAGCGCCATGCGCATGGCACAGGATGCGAGCCCGTACCATTGCATTCTCAATGGTCACCCTGCCGAAGAGCGCGGCATGTATCTCTTGGAGCATCGTCGATGCCATAAAGATATCATCGGGTACTGCAAGGAGTTGGTGTATCCGCATCTTGAGGTGCTCACACGGCAGGAACCGGACGACTTTTATCTTTTTCCACCGCTAGGTTATGCTCATATCCCCTCTTCCGGCCAAAAGAAGGGCGGAAGCTGGTGCAACCCTTATGAGGCACACAACATCGCGCAGTGGTTGGCTGATAACCGTGATCGAATCCTGGCACGCTATAAGGCGTCTTCGCTGGCAAGCGTGATTGCCATCGTGACCCCGTTCGCCCGACAGGTCTCGTCCCTTCGCGAGAGCATGCAGGGGTGTCTTCCGGAGAGCGATTATGCGGAAATGGTGGTGGGGACGGTGCACAAGCTGCAAGGAGCAGAACGGCCCATCATTGTTTTCTCGCCCGTGTATGGTCCCGGCAACGTGGCTGTTCCCTTTTTCGACCGGGGTAGGAATATGTTGAATGTTGCCGTTTCACGGGCGAAGCATTCGTTCCTTGTCTTCGGCAATATGGCCCTGTTTGACCCGGGCAATGGACGTCCTTCTGGAATCCTTGGCAAGCATCTGCAGTGCAACATGATGGCCGGGGAGCTGGATGGCTTCCGCTTGGCCCCTCGTCCCATTCAAGGCCGTATCGAGCACCTTACAACTCTCGACCAGCACAGAGAGACCTTACGTAAGGCATTTGAAACGGTTCGCGAACAGCTGGTGATTGTCTCGCCGTTCATTACGCGCAATGCCCTCAAGGCGGACAACGTGCTTGAGATGATCCGTTCTGCAGTAGGTCGTGGCGCTGCCGTCGATATATATTCGGACTCTCGCTTGGCGTTGTCCTGCTGCCAGAATCAACAGGCTGCACTTGATGATCTGGCTCAGGCTATCCGGGATGCAGGTGCAAGGATCGAGTTTAAAAATGGCGTGCACAACAAAACGCTGATTGTGGACAAGCATACCCTCGTTGAGGGGTCGTTCAACTGGTTGTCTGCACGGCGGGATGATTTAGCTAGGCGAGAACATTCGATTTCATATCATGGCATTGAAGCCGGTGCATTAATGGAGGATATTCTTCCCGGACTCTCGGAAAGCGATACCAAAGGTTAA
- a CDS encoding HD domain-containing phosphohydrolase: MSILIIDDEPGLRRSLAAHFEDLDLDTLEACNGLEGLEVLREHADSIEAVIVDLNMQVMDGASFIGHATQEAPEMPIIVLSGVGVIEDAIAAMRRGAWDFITKPLHSFEMLDHTLNRVFERARLLRENRMHRENLECLVRQRTEELEETRRQVMQRLSRAAEYKDNETGRHVIRVGQISRLLGAAMGLGTQQCDLLGECAPLHDVGKIGIPDEVLLKPGRLDDDELVIMRRHCLYGCEILGPLDDREAAHRICSDVPLLRDQQPFDELALARILALCHHERWDGGGYPFGLSGEDIPVEARIVSVVDVYDALCSDRPYKTAMPPDEAAILIRDGAGTQFDPAVVDAFLCHRTEIDAIRDRWRD; this comes from the coding sequence ATGAGCATCCTCATCATCGACGACGAACCGGGCTTGCGGCGTTCCCTCGCCGCTCATTTCGAAGACCTCGACCTCGATACCCTCGAAGCCTGCAACGGCCTTGAAGGGCTTGAGGTGCTGCGCGAACACGCCGACAGCATCGAAGCGGTCATCGTCGACCTGAACATGCAGGTCATGGACGGGGCGTCGTTCATCGGGCACGCCACGCAGGAGGCCCCCGAAATGCCCATCATCGTCCTCTCCGGCGTCGGCGTCATCGAGGACGCCATCGCCGCCATGCGCCGTGGGGCGTGGGACTTCATCACCAAGCCGCTGCATTCGTTCGAGATGCTCGACCATACCCTGAACAGGGTGTTCGAGAGGGCGCGCCTGCTGCGCGAGAACAGGATGCACCGCGAGAACCTCGAATGCCTCGTGCGGCAACGTACGGAAGAACTGGAGGAGACGCGGCGGCAGGTCATGCAGCGACTCAGCCGCGCCGCCGAGTACAAGGACAACGAGACGGGGCGGCACGTCATCCGCGTGGGGCAGATAAGCCGTCTTCTGGGGGCCGCCATGGGACTCGGGACGCAGCAGTGCGACCTGCTTGGCGAGTGCGCCCCCCTGCATGACGTGGGCAAGATAGGCATCCCCGACGAGGTGCTGCTCAAGCCCGGTCGCCTCGACGACGATGAACTGGTGATCATGCGCAGGCACTGCCTCTACGGGTGCGAGATACTCGGCCCCCTCGACGACAGGGAGGCCGCCCACCGCATATGCTCCGACGTGCCCCTGCTGCGTGACCAGCAGCCCTTCGACGAACTCGCCCTCGCCCGCATCCTCGCCCTCTGCCATCATGAACGATGGGACGGCGGGGGCTACCCCTTCGGCCTGTCCGGCGAGGACATCCCCGTCGAGGCGCGTATCGTCTCGGTGGTGGACGTCTACGACGCCCTGTGCAGCGACCGTCCCTACAAGACCGCCATGCCTCCCGATGAGGCCGCCATCCTCATCCGCGACGGCGCGGGCACGCAATTCGACCCCGCCGTGGTCGATGCGTTCCTGTGCCACCGCACCGAAATCGACGCCATCCGCGACCGCTGGCGCGACTGA
- a CDS encoding response regulator, whose protein sequence is MNIPARLLIIDDEERIRQLMLDYLEDHDEFEVRLCGSAEEALDMLAREPADVCIVDTRLPGMDGLTFIETARRQTLCPRFMLHTGSVELASPPALAECGLPEDDVFLKPCDMERMIARMRALLWPDGETA, encoded by the coding sequence GTGAACATACCGGCAAGGCTATTGATCATCGACGACGAAGAGCGCATCCGGCAGCTGATGCTCGACTATCTCGAAGACCATGACGAATTCGAGGTGCGCCTGTGCGGTTCGGCTGAAGAGGCTCTCGACATGCTCGCCCGCGAACCTGCCGACGTGTGCATCGTCGATACGCGACTTCCGGGCATGGACGGGCTGACGTTCATCGAGACGGCACGGCGGCAGACTCTGTGCCCCCGGTTCATGCTGCATACGGGGTCTGTCGAACTGGCCAGCCCTCCGGCGCTGGCGGAATGCGGCCTGCCCGAAGACGACGTGTTCCTCAAACCCTGCGACATGGAACGCATGATCGCGCGTATGCGCGCCCTTCTCTGGCCCGACGGGGAGACCGCATGA